A genomic window from Candidatus Pelagisphaera phototrophica includes:
- a CDS encoding RNA-binding S4 domain-containing protein: MSSLSPTTITIQSDVIELCQILKFEGLVPSGGEAKQIIVNELVKVNGETETRKRRKISHGDTIEYQGSSYLVAGPTAS, encoded by the coding sequence ATGTCCTCCCTTTCGCCAACCACCATAACGATTCAATCAGATGTGATTGAACTCTGCCAAATTCTAAAGTTCGAAGGACTGGTTCCCAGCGGCGGCGAAGCCAAACAGATCATCGTAAACGAGCTAGTCAAAGTGAACGGGGAAACCGAAACGCGGAAACGTCGAAAGATCTCCCATGGCGACACGATCGAATATCAAGGAAGCTCGTATTTGGTCGCTGGGCCAACCGCCTCATAG
- a CDS encoding sulfatase, whose protein sequence is MLRFSVLIFFASFVFDWGGSLSASKPNILFIVSDDLTACLGSYGNEICQTPNLDRLASEGVQFDRAYCQYPVCGASRASFMSGLYPKRNGMMGNSYTLGSYRAMNPKLADHPSIGGVLRRNGYVSLRVSKIYHMGVPGGIEAGEPGGDDPDSWDRAIDVMAPETASPGVLELLSPRRTHYGSNFARIIVPNDEIETQADALTATQAIAILDSRARGGEFSKFIRPEEPFFLAVGFVRPHVPLVAPKSMFDLYDENSIPLPYVPEGDLDDLPEPAAAMANEGRYWLTEKQQKQSIAAYYASVTYMDQQVGRLLDALDRLGQREDTIVIFTSDHGYNLGEHTMWQKLSLFEESAQVPLLISAPGFEKAAGKKAQGLVELVDLYPTLLDLAGLKDKAPANLDGISLRPLLDNPDSKGKKKLAYTVTRSSGESIRTDRYRYNRWGEEGEELYDHQTDPKEFTNLVGMEQHSDTLKRMRALLEAKNEEF, encoded by the coding sequence ATGCTTCGCTTTTCAGTTCTAATCTTCTTTGCCTCGTTCGTCTTCGATTGGGGTGGATCACTCTCGGCCTCCAAGCCGAATATCCTTTTTATCGTTAGCGACGACTTGACCGCCTGTTTGGGATCTTACGGGAACGAGATTTGCCAAACGCCAAATTTGGATCGGCTCGCAAGTGAAGGCGTTCAGTTTGATAGGGCCTACTGTCAGTATCCGGTTTGCGGGGCGTCTAGAGCTTCCTTTATGAGTGGGCTTTATCCCAAGCGTAATGGGATGATGGGCAACAGCTACACACTTGGCAGCTATCGAGCGATGAATCCGAAACTGGCGGATCACCCCAGTATTGGGGGCGTCTTGCGGCGTAATGGATATGTGTCTTTGCGAGTTTCAAAGATCTATCACATGGGTGTTCCCGGAGGTATTGAAGCGGGTGAGCCAGGTGGAGATGATCCAGATTCATGGGATCGAGCGATCGACGTAATGGCGCCTGAAACGGCTAGTCCGGGAGTCCTTGAATTACTTTCGCCCAGAAGAACCCACTACGGATCGAATTTTGCTCGAATCATCGTTCCGAATGACGAAATCGAAACTCAAGCGGACGCGCTCACCGCGACACAAGCGATTGCGATTCTAGATAGCCGGGCGCGTGGGGGAGAATTCTCTAAGTTCATTCGCCCTGAAGAGCCCTTCTTTCTCGCAGTTGGATTTGTGCGCCCGCACGTACCGCTAGTCGCGCCGAAGTCGATGTTCGATCTGTACGATGAGAACAGTATCCCGCTGCCATATGTCCCGGAAGGTGACTTGGACGATCTGCCGGAACCTGCAGCTGCCATGGCCAATGAAGGGCGTTATTGGCTGACTGAGAAACAGCAGAAACAATCGATTGCCGCTTACTACGCGAGTGTTACCTACATGGATCAGCAAGTGGGAAGGTTGCTCGATGCATTAGATCGATTGGGTCAGCGTGAAGATACTATCGTAATTTTCACCTCGGATCATGGATACAATTTGGGCGAACACACCATGTGGCAGAAATTGAGCCTATTTGAAGAAAGTGCCCAAGTGCCTCTCCTGATCTCCGCCCCTGGTTTTGAGAAAGCGGCTGGGAAGAAAGCCCAAGGTCTGGTTGAGCTGGTGGACTTGTATCCAACTCTCTTGGATCTGGCGGGGCTTAAGGATAAAGCTCCCGCCAATCTGGATGGGATCAGCCTTCGGCCACTGCTGGATAACCCAGATTCCAAAGGGAAGAAGAAATTGGCGTATACGGTTACTCGAAGTTCCGGAGAATCAATCCGCACGGATCGCTATCGCTACAATCGCTGGGGAGAGGAGGGCGAAGAGCTCTATGACCACCAGACGGACCCAAAGGAGTTCACGAATCTGGTGGGAATGGAGCAGCACTCGGATACGCTCAAGCGCATGAGAGCTTTGTTGGAAGCAAAAAACGAGGAGTTTTGA
- a CDS encoding dihydrofolate reductase — MTQNQTWRAIAAMSENRVIGNGSEIPWRIPEDFKWFKETTMGGVLVMGRKTWDSIGRPLPGRKTAVVSRSQPSLPDGVDLLDGLEAIDERDYPDPIWISGGAEIYRQALSRCQELYLTLVKREVEGDAFFPDFEDQFQLDSVIRDESEFQIRKYLRK, encoded by the coding sequence ATGACTCAGAACCAAACTTGGCGAGCGATTGCCGCGATGAGCGAAAACCGAGTCATCGGAAACGGTAGCGAAATCCCATGGCGAATTCCTGAAGACTTTAAGTGGTTCAAAGAAACCACGATGGGAGGCGTACTTGTCATGGGACGTAAGACTTGGGACAGCATCGGCCGGCCTCTCCCTGGCCGTAAGACCGCGGTTGTTAGCCGATCTCAGCCCAGTTTACCCGACGGTGTAGACCTTCTTGACGGTCTTGAAGCAATTGACGAACGAGACTACCCTGATCCCATCTGGATTTCCGGCGGCGCTGAGATCTACCGACAAGCACTATCCCGTTGCCAAGAGCTGTACCTGACCCTAGTCAAGCGAGAGGTCGAAGGTGATGCTTTCTTCCCGGATTTCGAAGACCAATTCCAACTCGATTCAGTAATCAGAGACGAATCCGAATTCCAAATACGAAAGTATCTGCGGAAATAA
- a CDS encoding thymidylate synthase → MKQYLDLLQHVLNNGHYRDDRTGTGTYSVFGAQSRFDLRNGFPCLTTKKLHLRSIIHELLWFLKGDTNVKYLNDNRVTIWDEWADENGNLGRVYGAQWTDWKTPEGGSINQIEQVIDQIKTNPTSRRLMVSAWNPGELHLMALPPCHSLFQFYVDTERGELSCQLYQRSADLFLGVPFNIASYALLTLMVAQACDLKAGEFVHTFGDLHLYKNHLDQAKLQLERDPRELPTMLINPDIKNIGDFTFDDFELVDYDPHPSIKAPISV, encoded by the coding sequence ATGAAGCAATACCTCGACCTGCTGCAACACGTCCTCAACAACGGGCACTATCGCGACGATCGGACCGGAACCGGAACTTACTCCGTTTTTGGGGCTCAATCTCGATTTGATCTGCGAAACGGATTTCCCTGCCTAACCACCAAGAAACTTCACCTGAGGTCAATCATCCATGAATTGCTCTGGTTCCTCAAAGGTGATACCAACGTAAAGTATCTCAACGACAACCGGGTTACCATTTGGGATGAGTGGGCCGATGAGAATGGAAACTTGGGACGGGTCTACGGGGCCCAATGGACCGACTGGAAGACACCTGAAGGGGGAAGCATCAACCAGATCGAGCAGGTCATAGACCAGATAAAGACCAATCCCACAAGCCGACGACTCATGGTCAGTGCATGGAATCCTGGCGAACTTCATTTGATGGCCCTCCCTCCCTGCCACAGCCTATTCCAATTCTATGTTGATACAGAACGGGGCGAACTGTCCTGCCAGCTCTACCAAAGGAGTGCCGACCTTTTTCTGGGAGTTCCTTTCAATATCGCTAGCTACGCGCTACTGACTCTTATGGTCGCCCAAGCTTGTGATTTGAAAGCGGGAGAGTTCGTGCATACATTCGGAGACCTCCATCTATATAAGAATCATCTGGATCAAGCCAAACTCCAGCTTGAACGCGATCCCAGAGAACTGCCCACCATGCTTATCAATCCGGATATCAAAAATATTGGGGACTTCACTTTCGATGACTTTGAGTTGGTAGACTACGATCCCCATCCCAGTATCAAAGCACCGATTTCCGTTTAA